The sequence below is a genomic window from candidate division WOR-3 bacterium.
TGCTTTTTCCAACTCCGCCTTTCCCCGAGAGAACGACAATTTTTCTGTCTATTTCAGATAATTTTTCTATTAGCTGTTTATCGTTGCTCATAGGATTTGCCTGCATAAAATCTCCCAAATTTTTTTTATTTCTTCACCTGCATAACTGTCCCGCATTTCTACAACAGTTAAACCTTTTATTTGAGCTTCAACGACTTTTTTATCGTATGGTATTTTACCGCAAAAAAAGGCTCCTGTCTTTGCCGAATAGCTCTCAATTGCCATTGATTTTTCCTGGTTTATATCCCATTTATTGACGCAGATGAAAAGAGGGATTTTAAAATGCCTCACGAGATCCGCTACGCGGATTAGGTCGCTTTCTCCCGAAATTGTAGGTTCTGTGACGGCTAAAACGGCGTCAGCTCCTGTTACAGAAGCAATGACAGGACAGCTTATACCCGGTGGACCGTCGACGATGACAATTTCAGATCCCATTTTTTGAGCTTCTTTCCTTGCAACTTTCCTGACGAGGCTGACAAGCTTGCCGGAATTTTCTGCACCTGCATTCAGCCTGGCGTGGACCATTTTTCCGCCTTTGACCGAGGATAAATACCACTCCCCGCAGTCTCTTTCCGGAAAATCTATCGCGTCAAAGGGACAAAAACGGGCACAGACACCGCAGCCTTCACATGAGGATGAATCTACAGAATACTCCATCGAATAAGGATCGACTTTTATTGCGTCAAATTTGCATAACTCCAGGCATTTGCCGCATTTTTCGCATCTGAGTTTGTCAATGACTGCAACATTTCCGCTTATAAATCTATGCGAATCTATCTTGTCGGGCTTCAAAACGAGGTGAAGGTCAGCTGCGTCAACATCGCAGTCTGCTATGACGAAATTATCCGAAAGGGCCGCGAAAGAAGCAGAAAGACTTGTCTTTCCGGTTCCGCCTTTGCCGCTTATGACAACTATTTCTTTCATTTCTTGGAATCTCTCGCGTAACTTTCAATTTTTCCCAAAACGCCGTTGAAAACCTCTTTCATTTCAGGCCTGACGTCGAAAATATTTCCGCCCCTTGAACAAGCTTCGGCTATTTTTCTTTCCTCTTTTATTTTCATGAGTATTTCAATATTCTCCCTTTCGCAGAATTCTTCAATTCCCCTGAATTCGTTTCCATGTCTGTTGACCACGACGCCAACGGGTATATCCATTTCTTTCAAAACTTCCTGGGCGAGGGTTAAATCGTGCAGTCCAAACGGAGTCGGTTCGGTCACGAGTATCACATAATCAGAACCTTTCACAGCCGTGGTCATCGGGCAGGAATTACCCGGAGGACAATCTATGATGTTAAGCCTATCTTTTGAAAGGTGCTTTTTGACAGCCCGTATAAGAGGAGGAGACATCGCTTTTCCCACGTCTAGAATTCCTCTGGCAAAACGCAAATTACCAGTTTCGGCAATTTCAAGTTTTCCTATGACAGAATTATTTTCTTGGAAAGCATCCACCGGGCAGACAAGAAAACATCCACCGCAACTGTGACACAAATCTTCAAAAACAATGACCTTGTTTTCTGTCACAGCGAGAGCGTTGAAGTTGCAGAAATCTGCGCACAAGCCGCAATGAGTGCATTTGTCCTCAATTACAGAAGGGACTACAACAGACACTTCTTCGCTTTTTATCTGACCGAGCTTTAAAAACAACCCGGCGTTTGGTTCTTCAACATCGCAATCCAGAAGCGAGACATTCCTTTCTGTCGAAAGAGCCATGGCAACCGACACGGTCGTCTTGCCTGTCCCTCCTTTTCCCGAAGCTACTGCTATGGTCATACCCAATGCGAATTCACGTCTGAATCTTCAGCGGGTTTTAGTTTTCCTCCTTTGAACTCTTCGATCGCTTCAGCAACGCTTTTCGCGTTTGAATGATAGATTTTTACACCCGAGCTTTGAAGGACTTGAAAAGCCTTGGGTCCCGTATGTCCTGTTATCAAAGCAGAAGCGCCTGATTTAGCTATCATCTGAGCTGACTGCACCCCAGCGCCGCCTGCTGCGTCGGCATTCTGTTTGTTGTCGACGACAGTGAAAGTGCCGTCATCCAAGTTGTAGACTATAAAATTTTCAGCCCTTCCGAATCTCTGGTCAAGCGGGGAACTGAGGTCGTTCCCCGCGCAAGTCAAAGCGATTTTCAATTATCCCCCTCGAGTTCGCTCAGCTTTTTGTTTATTTCATCGAGCTGAGACTTCAGGGATTCTGCGGTGTTTTTAAGAGCGTCTTTTTCACTCAACGCAACAGAGGGATTATTGTTGAACCCGAAACGCATCCACCCGGAGACACCTGTTGCGTAAAACATTCTTCTGAAACCTCTTCCTCTGGATCCCCAACCGCCACCGCCTCCCCAATAAGATCCGTTCATATATCCAGGAACTGAATAACCGGCGCAATAACCCATTCTTCTGCCAGTCATTGGTCCACCTCCTAAAGGTCCTGTTCCGTTTCCACCAGGCATTTTTCCTCCTTTATTTTTAGTTAAATCTTCTTCTGCACCGTCCGCGTCCGCGAACTCCCCTATTTCTATATC
It includes:
- a CDS encoding ATP-binding protein — its product is MTIAVASGKGGTGKTTVSVAMALSTERNVSLLDCDVEEPNAGLFLKLGQIKSEEVSVVVPSVIEDKCTHCGLCADFCNFNALAVTENKVIVFEDLCHSCGGCFLVCPVDAFQENNSVIGKLEIAETGNLRFARGILDVGKAMSPPLIRAVKKHLSKDRLNIIDCPPGNSCPMTTAVKGSDYVILVTEPTPFGLHDLTLAQEVLKEMDIPVGVVVNRHGNEFRGIEEFCERENIEILMKIKEERKIAEACSRGGNIFDVRPEMKEVFNGVLGKIESYARDSKK
- a CDS encoding ATP-binding protein gives rise to the protein MKEIVVISGKGGTGKTSLSASFAALSDNFVIADCDVDAADLHLVLKPDKIDSHRFISGNVAVIDKLRCEKCGKCLELCKFDAIKVDPYSMEYSVDSSSCEGCGVCARFCPFDAIDFPERDCGEWYLSSVKGGKMVHARLNAGAENSGKLVSLVRKVARKEAQKMGSEIVIVDGPPGISCPVIASVTGADAVLAVTEPTISGESDLIRVADLVRHFKIPLFICVNKWDINQEKSMAIESYSAKTGAFFCGKIPYDKKVVEAQIKGLTVVEMRDSYAGEEIKKIWEILCRQIL
- a CDS encoding NifB/NifX family molybdenum-iron cluster-binding protein, which encodes MKIALTCAGNDLSSPLDQRFGRAENFIVYNLDDGTFTVVDNKQNADAAGGAGVQSAQMIAKSGASALITGHTGPKAFQVLQSSGVKIYHSNAKSVAEAIEEFKGGKLKPAEDSDVNSHWV
- a CDS encoding DUF5320 domain-containing protein, which codes for MPGGNGTGPLGGGPMTGRRMGYCAGYSVPGYMNGSYWGGGGGWGSRGRGFRRMFYATGVSGWMRFGFNNNPSVALSEKDALKNTAESLKSQLDEINKKLSELEGDN